A section of the Desulfuromonas acetoxidans DSM 684 genome encodes:
- a CDS encoding pyridoxamine 5'-phosphate oxidase family protein: MSPEELVSFVNTAQRVGTLSTVDHAGNPNSAIVGSAMMPDPQHVNIALAKNHSLENLRHNSHAVLSIYEPAPVIFNWQGARLYLTVDSIEETGPFKEEMIQRVEQEAGKMAARTIHAAVRFSMVKIRPLLDSIR; this comes from the coding sequence ATGAGCCCCGAAGAACTTGTCTCTTTTGTCAACACAGCACAGCGTGTCGGCACCCTGTCTACAGTTGACCATGCTGGAAATCCCAATAGCGCCATTGTTGGGTCAGCCATGATGCCTGACCCGCAGCATGTTAACATCGCCCTGGCCAAGAATCACAGTCTGGAGAATCTGCGACACAACTCCCACGCGGTCCTCAGCATTTATGAACCGGCACCGGTGATTTTCAACTGGCAAGGAGCTCGCCTTTATCTCACGGTTGACTCCATTGAAGAAACCGGACCGTTTAAAGAGGAGATGATTCAACGGGTTGAACAGGAAGCCGGGAAAATGGCTGCACGAACCATCCACGCTGCGGTACGTTTTTCTATGGTGAAAATCCGCCCCTTGCTCGATAGCATTCGTTAA
- a CDS encoding B12-binding domain-containing radical SAM protein has protein sequence MNILLINPPNCGRSIPEERYGIDSLKQIFRGEPLALEVVAAGLTDHNVTILDLKADNTDLQKTIHAGKPDIIGFTAMTCEANTVKKLARQARTLCDATLVIGGIHASNVPEHFNEEPFDYIVLGLGKDSFHQLVTHLEQSQSDFAIPGIASVTPGQPLSWSPRRYNHTDQPIDHAPRYDLIESYRDDYFLAKLNVSLGFVVTAFGCPFNCSFCCIAGQCGGQYLTQPIDAVIRDLQSLPDIPFIRLVDANTFGSPAHAEELYRAIKQAGIKKNYLIDVRADTVVRHPVLLQQWKEIGLRSVVIGFEEINDQRLAQMNKQGTQALNDEALLRLKELDITVVGDFIVDPDYSHDDFDTLERYITSHKIDLPMLTIMTPLPGTPIYDSMKKRITEHNLDYYTLTNAVTRTRLPEKEFYTRYANLLRACHAQAKL, from the coding sequence ATGAATATTCTACTGATCAATCCGCCCAACTGCGGGCGCAGCATCCCCGAAGAGCGTTACGGCATCGATTCACTAAAGCAGATCTTTCGTGGTGAACCGTTAGCCCTTGAAGTTGTTGCTGCCGGCCTCACTGACCACAATGTGACGATTCTGGACCTTAAAGCTGACAACACGGATTTGCAAAAAACAATTCATGCCGGTAAACCCGATATCATCGGCTTTACGGCAATGACCTGTGAAGCCAACACGGTCAAGAAATTGGCCAGACAGGCACGTACACTTTGCGATGCAACTTTGGTTATTGGCGGAATTCATGCCAGCAATGTCCCGGAACACTTTAACGAAGAACCGTTTGACTATATCGTCCTCGGCCTTGGCAAAGACAGTTTTCACCAACTGGTCACGCATCTGGAACAGAGTCAGTCAGACTTTGCGATCCCGGGAATTGCCAGCGTCACGCCGGGGCAACCATTATCTTGGTCACCACGACGTTATAACCACACTGATCAGCCCATTGATCACGCTCCGCGCTACGACCTGATTGAATCCTACCGAGACGATTATTTTCTGGCTAAATTAAACGTGTCCTTAGGTTTTGTCGTCACCGCCTTTGGCTGTCCGTTCAATTGTTCGTTCTGCTGTATCGCCGGCCAGTGTGGTGGCCAATACCTGACCCAGCCGATTGATGCGGTGATTCGCGATCTGCAGAGTTTACCCGACATTCCGTTTATCCGTCTGGTGGATGCCAACACCTTTGGTTCTCCGGCCCATGCGGAAGAACTTTACCGGGCGATCAAACAAGCTGGAATTAAAAAGAATTACTTGATTGACGTGCGCGCCGATACTGTGGTACGTCACCCCGTGCTGTTGCAACAATGGAAAGAGATTGGCCTGCGTTCCGTGGTCATCGGTTTTGAAGAGATCAATGATCAACGGCTCGCGCAGATGAACAAACAGGGAACCCAGGCGCTCAATGATGAAGCACTGTTGCGTCTCAAAGAGTTGGACATTACCGTGGTTGGTGATTTTATTGTCGACCCGGATTACAGTCATGACGACTTTGACACCCTGGAGCGCTACATCACCAGTCATAAGATCGACTTGCCCATGCTGACAATCATGACACCACTGCCGGGCACCCCGATATACGACAGCATGAAAAAGCGAATTACCGAACACAATCTCGATTATTACACGTTGACCAATGCGGTCACCCGGACCCGTTTGCCGGAAAAGGAATTTTACACCCGTTACGCCAACCTGTTGCGTGCCTGCCACGCCCAGGCGAAGTTATAG
- a CDS encoding beta-ketoacyl-ACP synthase III: MDAYITDLASFLPNKPVSNQEMEAMLGLVGDLPSRTRRIILRNNRIEQRYYAIDPITLEQTHTNAELTAEAVRQLRSYDPHNIHTLCCGTSSPDQIMPGHASMVHGELKGGPCEVVSTAGICICGVTALKQACMQVALGEAPSAIATGSELASSFMRASLCGQISDERAEQLQNQPVLSFDADFLRWMLSDGAGAAKISPTPAQEGISLKVEWIDQRSSAHLFEPCMYAGAIKEQGKLRGWREFETIEQAVDNHAFLIKQDVKLLNEEIIPTSVDRALLPIAEQRGLTPESVDWFLPHYSSDYFRTRLYDRMQEQGFHIPYDRWFTNLTTKGNTGAASIYIILEELFYSGRLKKGQRVLCFIPESGRFSVCYMLLTVC, from the coding sequence ATGGACGCCTACATCACTGACCTCGCATCGTTCCTCCCCAATAAACCGGTTTCCAACCAAGAGATGGAAGCCATGCTTGGACTGGTCGGTGATCTGCCTTCGCGTACGCGGCGCATTATTCTGCGCAACAATCGCATTGAACAACGCTATTATGCGATTGATCCAATCACCCTGGAACAAACTCATACCAATGCCGAGTTGACCGCCGAGGCAGTTCGCCAGTTGCGTTCCTACGATCCGCACAACATCCACACCCTGTGCTGCGGAACCTCATCGCCGGACCAGATCATGCCGGGGCACGCCTCCATGGTGCATGGTGAGCTTAAAGGAGGACCGTGCGAAGTGGTGTCCACTGCCGGTATCTGTATCTGTGGTGTCACCGCCCTGAAGCAAGCGTGCATGCAGGTGGCTTTAGGCGAAGCACCCAGTGCGATTGCCACCGGTTCGGAACTCGCCTCATCTTTCATGCGTGCCTCATTGTGCGGCCAGATCTCAGACGAGCGCGCGGAACAGCTGCAAAACCAGCCGGTATTGTCTTTTGATGCGGATTTTCTGCGCTGGATGTTGTCGGATGGTGCAGGTGCCGCCAAGATTTCACCGACCCCTGCCCAAGAGGGAATTTCGCTGAAGGTTGAATGGATTGACCAGCGTTCCAGTGCCCATCTATTTGAGCCGTGCATGTATGCCGGAGCCATCAAGGAACAGGGAAAACTGCGCGGCTGGCGCGAATTTGAGACCATTGAGCAGGCCGTGGATAATCATGCCTTTTTAATCAAGCAAGATGTCAAATTACTCAATGAAGAGATCATTCCGACATCCGTTGACAGAGCGTTGCTGCCCATTGCTGAACAACGGGGATTAACACCTGAGAGCGTTGACTGGTTTCTGCCCCACTACTCATCCGATTATTTCCGGACCCGGCTTTATGACCGAATGCAGGAACAGGGCTTTCACATCCCTTATGATCGCTGGTTTACCAACTTGACAACAAAAGGAAATACCGGCGCAGCCTCGATCTATATCATACTCGAAGAGCTGTTTTATTCCGGCCGTCTGAAGAAGGGACAGCGCGTGCTGTGTTTTATTCCGGAAAGCGGACGCTTCTCCGTATGCTACATGCTTTTGACGGTCTGCTAA
- a CDS encoding HU family DNA-binding protein gives MNKSELIEALSLEKDLTYKRAEEIVNLMFDSMTQELVKGGRIEIRGFGSFVVKDYKSYTGRNPKTGEAIQVKTKKLPFFKVGKELRERVDN, from the coding sequence ATGAATAAGTCTGAACTGATCGAAGCGCTCTCTCTTGAAAAGGATTTGACCTATAAGCGGGCAGAGGAGATTGTTAACCTTATGTTCGACTCAATGACGCAGGAACTGGTCAAAGGTGGCAGGATTGAGATCCGCGGTTTTGGCAGTTTTGTCGTTAAGGACTATAAATCGTACACCGGTCGTAACCCGAAAACGGGTGAAGCCATCCAGGTGAAAACGAAGAAACTTCCGTTTTTCAAAGTTGGTAAAGAACTACGGGAACGTGTGGATAACTGA
- a CDS encoding helix-turn-helix domain-containing protein has product MKLKKIIGKKLKAIRLGRDLTIQELANGSGVSSNMISRVERGLTIPSVEILMKLARVFNKSVDYFVEEVKTTHEVVFSSSGQRDATVYEDSSNMITESFTSGLRDPQFSSFYCTVPVGGLSGESNMYHPGDELIYLLEGRLKVTVVDEVYELTPGDSLSFKSHLPHSWENIGTVDAKVIWTVSPFTVI; this is encoded by the coding sequence ATGAAACTGAAAAAAATTATCGGCAAAAAGTTGAAAGCGATCCGTCTTGGCCGTGATTTGACCATTCAGGAGCTGGCCAACGGCTCCGGGGTGTCTTCCAATATGATATCCCGTGTCGAGCGGGGATTGACGATCCCGTCGGTTGAAATTCTTATGAAGCTGGCACGTGTGTTCAATAAGAGCGTCGACTATTTTGTTGAAGAGGTAAAAACCACGCATGAAGTGGTTTTTAGTTCCAGCGGTCAGCGTGATGCAACGGTGTATGAAGACAGCAGCAACATGATTACCGAGTCGTTTACCTCGGGACTTCGCGATCCGCAGTTCTCGTCTTTTTACTGTACCGTCCCTGTTGGCGGCCTCAGTGGCGAATCCAACATGTATCATCCGGGTGATGAACTGATCTATCTGTTGGAGGGCCGTTTAAAAGTAACTGTCGTTGATGAAGTCTATGAGTTGACTCCCGGTGACAGTCTGTCCTTCAAGTCCCATTTACCGCACAGTTGGGAGAATATCGGTACGGTTGACGCTAAAGTGATCTGGACAGTCTCACCCTTTACTGTGATTTAA
- a CDS encoding helix-turn-helix domain-containing protein, with protein sequence MVKELIGKKLKKMRLNNDMTIEGLANKSQVSSNMISRIERGLTTPSVEILMKLAGAFGMSISYFVEEAEKGSTVVHTPNGSGEPIFFFEDKHQIVSLTQGLRDPGFTVFYDTLEEGCNSGEGDMVHVGEEFAMVLKGQMEFIIEGKSYLLSDGDSLSFKANLPHRWTNTYQGQTLVMWVVSPAPNVAQQQA encoded by the coding sequence ATGGTTAAAGAACTCATTGGTAAAAAACTGAAAAAAATGCGGCTAAATAACGATATGACCATTGAAGGTTTGGCCAATAAATCTCAGGTGTCTTCCAATATGATTTCCCGGATCGAACGCGGACTGACGACGCCATCTGTTGAGATTCTTATGAAGCTGGCCGGTGCCTTCGGCATGAGTATCAGTTATTTTGTTGAAGAAGCGGAAAAAGGCTCAACAGTGGTACATACGCCGAATGGATCCGGCGAGCCCATCTTCTTCTTTGAAGACAAACATCAGATCGTCAGTTTGACGCAAGGGCTGCGTGATCCCGGCTTCACTGTGTTTTATGACACTTTGGAAGAGGGATGCAACAGTGGCGAAGGTGATATGGTCCATGTTGGTGAAGAGTTTGCCATGGTGCTCAAGGGGCAGATGGAATTTATCATCGAAGGCAAAAGCTACCTGCTGAGTGATGGCGATTCGCTGTCATTTAAAGCCAACCTGCCACATCGCTGGACCAATACCTATCAGGGGCAGACGTTGGTAATGTGGGTTGTTTCACCGGCGCCCAATGTCGCCCAGCAGCAGGCGTAA
- the mtaB gene encoding tRNA (N(6)-L-threonylcarbamoyladenosine(37)-C(2))-methylthiotransferase MtaB → MSCVSIVTLGCKANQFESAAMERMLREQGYQIVPFEQGAELVIVNTCTVTSATDAQSRKLVRRARRLNGQCRIVVTGCYAQIQPQQIAELPGVMYVIGNSEKQDLIDILCQEGPQVQVGDIASQQQCPDLKIASFSEHSRAFVQIQSGCNAFCSYCIIPYARGRSRSVNTSAVVDQVNQLVAGGYREVVLTGIHIGNYGQDLTPQCTLTDLLNALLTQTDGCRIRLGSIEPQEVNEALIDCVQHSSRICPHFHIPLQSGCDDVLQQMNRHYSIRQFHDTVELLCQKIPRVSIGIDVISGFPGETEAQHRHTCEFISSLPVHYLHVFPFSARPGTPAATMPDQIPGDIAKQRAAELRVLAEEKASQYREQFIGRLVDVVLESRTKNNQWQGTSAEYLTVLVAGEQGAAGELVSVEIVGVSQNFLVGTLS, encoded by the coding sequence ATGAGTTGCGTCAGCATAGTTACTCTGGGATGTAAGGCCAATCAGTTTGAGTCTGCAGCAATGGAGCGGATGCTGCGCGAACAGGGGTATCAGATTGTCCCTTTTGAACAGGGGGCAGAGTTGGTCATTGTTAATACCTGTACCGTCACTTCGGCAACCGATGCCCAGTCACGCAAATTGGTTCGTAGAGCCCGTCGTTTGAACGGGCAATGCCGTATTGTGGTGACCGGCTGCTATGCTCAAATTCAACCGCAACAGATCGCGGAGTTGCCTGGAGTGATGTATGTCATCGGCAACAGTGAAAAACAGGATCTCATCGATATCCTGTGTCAGGAGGGGCCTCAGGTTCAGGTTGGCGATATTGCCAGTCAACAACAGTGCCCGGACTTGAAAATAGCGTCGTTTTCCGAACACAGTCGTGCCTTTGTGCAAATCCAGAGTGGTTGTAATGCCTTTTGCAGTTACTGCATCATCCCTTACGCTCGCGGTCGAAGTCGTTCCGTGAACACCTCTGCAGTGGTAGACCAGGTCAATCAACTGGTTGCGGGCGGTTATCGTGAAGTGGTTTTGACCGGTATCCATATTGGCAACTATGGTCAGGATTTGACCCCGCAATGTACGTTAACTGACTTGCTCAATGCTTTATTGACGCAGACTGATGGATGCCGCATCCGTCTTGGTTCTATTGAACCTCAAGAGGTCAACGAGGCGTTGATCGACTGTGTACAACACTCTTCTCGGATCTGCCCCCATTTTCATATCCCATTGCAGTCCGGTTGTGATGATGTTCTGCAACAGATGAATCGCCATTACTCCATCCGGCAGTTTCACGACACTGTTGAACTGTTATGTCAAAAAATTCCACGTGTCTCGATCGGTATTGATGTGATCAGTGGTTTTCCCGGTGAGACAGAAGCGCAACATCGGCATACCTGTGAGTTTATCTCGTCTTTGCCGGTGCATTATCTGCATGTCTTTCCGTTCAGTGCCCGGCCGGGAACGCCGGCGGCTACCATGCCCGATCAGATCCCTGGGGATATCGCCAAGCAACGTGCCGCAGAGCTTCGAGTATTGGCAGAGGAAAAAGCCAGCCAGTACCGAGAGCAGTTTATTGGTCGGCTTGTTGACGTTGTGTTGGAATCCCGTACAAAAAATAACCAGTGGCAAGGCACCAGTGCTGAATATTTGACCGTTCTGGTCGCAGGTGAGCAGGGTGCTGCTGGAGAACTTGTCTCGGTTGAGATTGTCGGCGTGAGTCAGAATTTCCTTGTTGGAACGCTAAGTTAG
- the mnmA gene encoding tRNA 2-thiouridine(34) synthase MnmA: MKKNTVLVAMSGGVDSSVTAALLIDQGYEVIGAHMRLLPGDQSIQGEADARRIAEELEIPFHSLDCRDTFNAAIIGDFCREYRAGRTPNPCVRCNQQFKFGALFALADELGADYLATGHYARIDRQKDHVRLCRGLYKQKDQSYFLFVLSAAQLKRVLFPLGGLTKPEVRNLAEKYHLSSRKKSESQDICFVPDNDYIGFLERYDSPWPDHGEIVHINGKVLGTHHGTHRYTIGQRRGLGIGWTEPLYVIELDAEQQRVIVGEKAALQRDRLQVRDVTWSVPPQHTSLRVDCRIRYRHHPAMATLSIRPNGDVDVVFDEPQYGVTPGQCAVFYDDDCVLGGGWITV, from the coding sequence ATGAAAAAAAACACAGTATTGGTGGCCATGAGTGGCGGTGTTGATTCATCGGTGACGGCAGCCCTGCTGATTGATCAGGGTTATGAGGTGATCGGTGCCCATATGCGTCTGCTGCCTGGAGATCAATCGATTCAGGGCGAGGCGGATGCGCGCCGCATTGCTGAAGAGTTAGAGATTCCGTTTCACAGTCTGGATTGCCGAGACACTTTTAATGCTGCCATTATCGGAGACTTCTGTCGCGAATACCGTGCCGGTCGCACGCCTAATCCCTGTGTCCGTTGCAATCAACAGTTCAAGTTTGGCGCTTTGTTCGCGTTGGCTGATGAGCTGGGGGCCGATTATCTGGCCACTGGCCACTATGCACGCATCGACCGCCAAAAGGACCATGTTCGTCTCTGTCGCGGGCTTTATAAACAAAAAGACCAGAGTTATTTTCTTTTTGTGCTCAGTGCGGCCCAGTTAAAACGGGTGTTGTTTCCTCTTGGCGGTTTGACCAAGCCCGAGGTGCGCAACCTGGCTGAAAAATACCACCTCAGTTCTCGGAAGAAGTCAGAAAGTCAGGATATCTGTTTTGTTCCCGACAACGATTATATCGGATTTCTCGAACGCTATGACAGCCCATGGCCGGACCATGGAGAGATTGTCCATATTAACGGTAAAGTGCTGGGAACGCACCATGGGACCCATCGCTACACCATCGGCCAACGACGAGGTCTCGGCATTGGTTGGACGGAACCACTTTATGTGATTGAGCTTGATGCTGAGCAGCAGCGGGTTATCGTTGGTGAAAAAGCCGCTTTACAGCGTGATCGTCTGCAAGTACGTGATGTGACTTGGTCGGTACCGCCACAACACACCTCGTTGCGTGTTGATTGTCGGATTCGTTACCGTCATCATCCGGCCATGGCCACCCTGTCGATCCGGCCCAACGGTGATGTCGATGTGGTTTTCGATGAGCCTCAATATGGTGTGACCCCCGGACAATGCGCGGTTTTTTATGACGACGATTGTGTCCTTGGCGGTGGATGGATTACGGTATGA
- the nifS gene encoding cysteine desulfurase NifS → MKNVYLDNNATTPVLPVVVDALLPFYQHAYGNPSSIHWAGREVKGAVDNARQQVADLINATPQEIVFNGCGSEGDNQALIGSYEMLKSNGNHIITTAVEHPAVLDTCRYLETKGACVTYLGVDSEGMLDLAELEAAITDQTILISVMWANNETGCLFPIGEIGRIARKHQIRFHCDAVQALGKVAIDVAECGVDLMVFSGHKIGAPKGVGALYVRDGIELESLIHGGHQEQGRRAGTLNVAGIVAFGKACAVAQQQFDDDVARMMVLRNRLQQGVLALPDVTLNGHKDNRLPNTLNVSFSFIEGEGLLLYMDMVGIAASSGSACTSGSDGPSHVLAAMGVAEAVLHSSVRFSLGPQTTQDDVDYVLEQLPPIVDKLREMSPMLEREFSSDCLVVECEIDPH, encoded by the coding sequence GTGAAAAACGTCTATCTGGATAACAATGCAACCACCCCGGTTCTTCCTGTGGTGGTTGATGCTTTACTACCGTTTTATCAGCACGCTTATGGAAATCCCTCCAGTATTCACTGGGCCGGTCGAGAGGTTAAAGGCGCTGTGGATAATGCCCGTCAGCAGGTTGCTGACCTGATCAATGCCACGCCGCAAGAGATTGTTTTTAACGGTTGCGGCAGTGAAGGAGACAATCAGGCGCTGATCGGTAGTTATGAAATGCTCAAAAGCAATGGCAATCACATTATTACGACGGCTGTGGAACATCCGGCAGTGCTCGATACCTGTCGCTACCTGGAAACAAAAGGGGCTTGCGTCACGTATCTTGGGGTGGACAGTGAAGGGATGCTTGATTTGGCTGAACTGGAAGCTGCCATCACCGATCAGACTATTCTGATCTCCGTCATGTGGGCCAACAATGAGACCGGCTGTCTGTTTCCCATTGGTGAAATCGGCCGGATTGCTCGCAAGCATCAGATACGATTCCATTGCGATGCCGTTCAGGCGCTCGGTAAAGTGGCGATTGACGTGGCAGAGTGTGGTGTTGATCTGATGGTGTTTTCCGGGCATAAAATTGGTGCGCCTAAAGGAGTGGGAGCCCTCTATGTGCGTGATGGTATCGAACTGGAATCGCTGATTCATGGCGGTCATCAGGAGCAGGGGCGTCGTGCCGGTACGCTGAATGTCGCCGGGATTGTTGCTTTTGGCAAAGCCTGTGCCGTAGCGCAACAACAGTTTGATGACGATGTTGCACGAATGATGGTGTTGCGTAACCGTTTGCAACAGGGGGTATTGGCTCTGCCTGATGTCACTCTCAATGGACATAAGGACAACCGTTTGCCCAACACCCTCAACGTCAGTTTTTCCTTTATCGAAGGGGAAGGGCTGTTGTTGTACATGGATATGGTTGGCATTGCCGCGTCGTCGGGTTCGGCCTGTACCTCCGGATCCGATGGTCCGTCTCATGTTCTGGCGGCCATGGGGGTTGCGGAGGCGGTGTTGCACTCCAGTGTTCGATTCAGCCTCGGTCCGCAGACAACACAAGATGATGTGGACTATGTTCTGGAACAATTACCACCCATTGTTGATAAATTGCGCGAGATGAGTCCGATGCTTGAGCGCGAATTTTCCTCGGACTGTTTGGTGGTCGAGTGTGAGATCGATCCCCATTAG
- a CDS encoding Rrf2 family transcriptional regulator: MRLSTKAQYAVRAMVRLSLEQRETPVSIREISNHENISLTYLEQLFAKLRRGELVRSVRGPGGGYVLARPADQIKVDQIIDSVEETLIPVSCMDEFGNCACSDQCVTHTVWQELGERIRGFLSSVSIEDLTREAQERIRQQRAEQSEDSK, encoded by the coding sequence ATGCGGCTGTCAACAAAAGCTCAATATGCCGTGCGCGCCATGGTACGTTTAAGCCTTGAGCAAAGGGAGACACCGGTTTCCATTCGCGAGATCTCCAATCATGAAAATATCTCCTTGACCTATCTGGAACAACTCTTCGCTAAACTGCGTCGCGGCGAGCTGGTTCGGAGTGTTCGTGGTCCCGGCGGCGGTTACGTTCTGGCCCGACCCGCCGACCAAATCAAGGTAGATCAGATTATTGACAGCGTCGAAGAGACCCTGATCCCGGTTTCGTGTATGGATGAGTTTGGCAATTGCGCCTGTTCGGACCAGTGTGTCACCCATACGGTATGGCAGGAACTTGGAGAACGCATCCGGGGGTTTTTGTCATCGGTTTCAATTGAGGACCTGACCAGAGAAGCTCAGGAACGGATTCGGCAGCAACGTGCCGAGCAGAGTGAGGACAGCAAGTAA
- the cysE gene encoding serine O-acetyltransferase: MFKTLKEDISAVFQRDPAVRSMLEVIVCYPGFHALQLHRLAHKMWNWKWYFLARCISQFGRFVTGIEIHPGARIGRGFFIDHGMGVVIGETAEIGDNCTLYHGVTLGGTSWAKEKRHPTLGDDVVIGSGAKILGPFKVGSGSKVGSNSVVVKEVPEKATVVGVPGRMVLSEEERRQQDERHLFDLEHGRLPDPQAQAISRLFEHIRSLEQQVVQLQDQQKVLNDQVKQDNLNERRA, from the coding sequence GTGTTTAAAACGTTAAAAGAAGATATCAGCGCTGTATTTCAACGTGATCCGGCCGTTCGCAGTATGCTTGAGGTGATCGTGTGCTATCCGGGGTTTCATGCTCTGCAACTGCACCGTCTTGCGCATAAAATGTGGAACTGGAAATGGTACTTTCTGGCCCGTTGTATTTCACAATTCGGTCGTTTTGTCACCGGTATTGAAATTCATCCCGGAGCCCGAATCGGTCGTGGTTTTTTTATTGATCACGGTATGGGGGTGGTAATTGGTGAAACGGCCGAAATCGGTGATAACTGCACCCTGTATCACGGCGTTACTCTTGGTGGTACGTCGTGGGCCAAGGAAAAACGTCATCCGACACTTGGCGATGATGTGGTGATTGGCTCAGGAGCTAAGATCCTTGGCCCGTTTAAGGTCGGCAGTGGCAGCAAGGTGGGCTCTAACTCAGTAGTGGTTAAAGAGGTGCCGGAAAAGGCGACTGTCGTCGGCGTGCCTGGACGGATGGTGCTCAGTGAAGAGGAGCGTCGCCAGCAGGATGAACGGCACCTTTTTGATCTTGAACATGGCCGGTTACCGGACCCTCAGGCCCAGGCTATCAGCCGCCTGTTTGAACACATCCGGTCACTGGAACAACAGGTTGTCCAATTACAGGATCAGCAGAAGGTTCTGAACGACCAAGTGAAACAGGACAACCTCAACGAAAGAAGGGCTTAA